The proteins below come from a single Balaenoptera musculus isolate JJ_BM4_2016_0621 chromosome 1, mBalMus1.pri.v3, whole genome shotgun sequence genomic window:
- the MYBPHL gene encoding LOW QUALITY PROTEIN: myosin-binding protein H-like (The sequence of the model RefSeq protein was modified relative to this genomic sequence to represent the inferred CDS: inserted 1 base in 1 codon; deleted 2 bases in 1 codon; substituted 1 base at 1 genomic stop codon) — protein sequence MEAATALEVASGSTPKVKEASLADADGAQASPRRGAVSPIPQLLPPTEEHPKIWAQHSLDLTPVAAGRGKRPLGAAHSLLPISQGKPQPQAICTHDGCTLDASHVSMWNGERDSILLIREAQRADSGHYQLRVQLGGLEATATIDTLVIERPGSPQSIKLVDVWGSSATLEWTPPQDTGXALLGYTVQKADTKSGLWLTALERYHRASCTVSNLIVGNSYALRVFAENQCGLSQTASVTADLAHIQRAATVYKTEGFVQXDFSEAPKFSQPLADCTTVIGCDTQLFCCVHAYPKPKTIWLKNKMDIQGNPKYRALTHLGICSLEIHKPGPFDGGIYTCKAVNPLGEESVDCRVDVKDS from the exons ATGGAGGCAGCCACAGCTCTGGAGGTGGCCTCGGGATCCACACCgaaggtgaaagaagccagcctaGCC GATGCTGACGGAGCCCAGGCTTCACCTCGGCGGGGGGCCGTCAGCCCCAttccccagctcctgcccccCACAGAAG AGCACCCCAAGATCTGGGCCCAGCACTCCT TGGATCTGACCCCTGTTGCAGCTGGGAGGGGCAAGAGGCCTCTCGGGGCAGCTCACAGCCTTCTCCCCATTTCTCAGGGCAAACCCCAACCTCAAGCCATCTGCACGCATGACGGCTGCACCTTGGACGCCAGTCATGTGAGCATGTGGAATGGGGAGCGGGACTCCATCCTCCTCATCCGAGAGGCCCAGCGTGCTGACTCGGGTCACTACCAGCTCCGTGTGCAGCTGGGCGGGCTGGAGGCCACCGCCACCATTGACACCCTGGTGATCG AGAGGCCAGGCTCTCCTCAGAGTATCAAGTTGGTGGATGTCTGGGGCTCCAGCGCTACCCTGGAGTGGACTCCGCCCCAAGACACGG ACGCACTCCTGGGGTACACGGTGCAGAAGGCTGACACCAAATCTGGG ctgtggctcacggcgCTGGAGCGCTATCACCGCGCCAGCTGCACAGTCTCCAACCTCATTGTCGGCAACTCCTATGCACTTCGAGTCTTTGCTGAGAACCAGTGTGGGCTCAGCCAGACAGCCTCTGTCACTGCTGACCTGGCCCACATCCAGAGAGCAG CTACTGTTTACAAGACCGAGGGGTTTGTCCAGTGAGATTTCTCAGAAGCCCCGAAGTTCAGCCAGCCTCTGGCAGACTGCACTACAGTCATTGGCTGTGACACCCAGCTCTTCTGCTGCGTCCATGCCTACCCCAAG CCAAAGACCATCTGGCTAAAGAACAAGATGGATATCCAAGGCAACCCCAAGTACAGAGCCCTCACTCACCTGGGAATCTGCTCCCTAGAAATCCACAAGCCTGGCCCCTTTGACGGGGGCATCTACACCTGCAAGGCCGTTAACCCCCTGGGGGAGGAGTCAGTGGACTGTCGGGTGGATGTGAAAG ACTCCTAA